The following are encoded together in the Streptomyces sp. NBC_01465 genome:
- a CDS encoding outer membrane protein assembly factor BamB family protein encodes MDQLQPDDPQTLGSYRLLSVLGAGGMGKVYLARSPGGRTVAVKVVRPELAADQDFRQRFRHEVEIARAVSGRYTAPVVDADPEATLPWLATAYVLGPDLTDVVTAHGALPEHTVRALGAGLAAALQEIHAAGLIHRDLKPSNVLLAADGPRVIDFGIARAVDGNRLTQTGVVVGSPGYMPPEQALGQDVGVAGDIFSLGGVLAFAATGRNVFGEDLAPAAMLYQVVHAEPDLTGAPPMLTGLIRACLAKDPAARPSPAEIINSLAPGGTGQVLADWLPSSVSSTIATHASRILDLETPAAGNTPIPVPGPGQGFGPAPAAHTVLDNSAPAPAAPGRRRFLGIAAGSVAGVAVVGAGAVWAMNRKDGSSDDDAKDKTDRTDKKKPSEKPEVFKTPANGVAPQILWHKTAGHGGLNYLLPPLAIGPTVVISGEEMQGFDVKTGARKWRTKEIEATSSAGKIVASGGMFFVGSGDYDGTLVGFDAQTGKEVWRTRLGGKLTAKAPIGADDKNVYGIAEVDDPDIKKNLTAIYALDIKTRKIVWQEQRDEGTEDYGFELTVVPGHLVYTDGRKNLTVRSSSKGTQLWSKKVADGSVANKVAVHGNVVIVSGKTMRGYDLKKGTLLWTLPPAGRRGFQPPFVFDGVAYAFDYDSGVWAINPKNGTKIWMSTDLAKEPFSSCLVKVGGNLYAASFFESGGVYAIDARTGELRWTYNDTRSFEDSWRVAAAGNRLMVAHADELYAVPAV; translated from the coding sequence ATGGACCAGTTGCAGCCGGATGATCCCCAGACGCTCGGTTCCTACCGGCTGTTGAGCGTGCTGGGCGCCGGCGGCATGGGCAAGGTGTATCTGGCGCGCTCGCCCGGCGGCCGTACCGTCGCGGTGAAGGTCGTACGGCCCGAACTCGCCGCCGACCAGGACTTCCGGCAGAGATTTCGGCACGAGGTCGAGATAGCCAGGGCCGTCTCCGGCCGCTACACCGCGCCCGTCGTGGACGCCGACCCCGAGGCGACGCTGCCCTGGCTGGCGACCGCGTACGTCCTCGGCCCCGACCTCACGGACGTGGTGACCGCCCACGGCGCGCTGCCCGAGCACACCGTCCGGGCGCTGGGCGCGGGTCTCGCCGCAGCGCTCCAGGAGATCCACGCGGCCGGGCTGATCCACCGCGACCTCAAGCCGTCCAATGTGCTGCTCGCTGCCGACGGGCCGCGCGTCATCGACTTCGGCATCGCGCGGGCCGTGGACGGAAACCGGCTGACCCAGACGGGAGTTGTGGTCGGTTCGCCCGGTTACATGCCGCCCGAGCAGGCGCTCGGCCAGGACGTCGGGGTCGCGGGCGACATCTTCTCCCTCGGCGGGGTCCTCGCGTTCGCCGCCACCGGGCGCAATGTCTTCGGCGAGGACCTGGCCCCGGCCGCCATGCTCTACCAGGTGGTCCACGCCGAACCCGACCTCACCGGCGCCCCGCCGATGCTGACCGGGCTGATCCGCGCCTGCCTGGCCAAGGACCCGGCGGCCCGCCCGTCCCCGGCGGAGATCATCAACTCCCTTGCCCCCGGCGGTACCGGGCAGGTCCTGGCCGACTGGCTGCCCTCCTCGGTCTCCTCGACCATCGCCACGCACGCCTCGCGCATCCTCGACCTGGAGACCCCGGCGGCAGGCAACACCCCGATCCCCGTACCGGGCCCCGGTCAGGGCTTCGGCCCTGCGCCCGCCGCCCACACGGTCCTGGACAACTCGGCCCCCGCGCCCGCAGCCCCCGGCCGCCGCCGCTTCCTCGGCATCGCGGCGGGCAGCGTGGCCGGTGTGGCGGTCGTCGGGGCGGGCGCGGTGTGGGCGATGAACCGCAAGGACGGTTCGTCGGACGACGACGCCAAGGACAAGACGGACCGTACGGACAAGAAGAAGCCCTCCGAGAAGCCCGAGGTCTTCAAGACCCCGGCCAACGGTGTCGCCCCCCAGATCCTCTGGCACAAAACCGCAGGTCACGGCGGGCTGAACTACCTCCTCCCGCCGCTCGCCATCGGCCCCACCGTCGTCATCAGCGGCGAGGAGATGCAGGGCTTCGACGTGAAGACCGGCGCCCGCAAGTGGCGGACGAAGGAGATCGAGGCGACCTCCAGTGCGGGGAAGATCGTCGCCTCGGGCGGGATGTTCTTCGTCGGGAGCGGTGACTACGACGGCACGCTCGTCGGCTTCGACGCCCAGACCGGCAAGGAGGTCTGGCGCACCCGCCTCGGCGGCAAGCTGACCGCCAAGGCCCCGATCGGCGCCGACGACAAGAACGTCTACGGCATCGCGGAGGTCGACGACCCCGACATCAAGAAGAACCTCACCGCGATCTACGCCCTCGACATCAAGACCCGCAAGATCGTCTGGCAGGAGCAGCGCGACGAGGGCACCGAGGACTACGGCTTCGAGCTGACGGTCGTCCCCGGCCACCTCGTCTACACGGACGGCCGGAAGAACCTGACCGTGCGCTCCAGCTCCAAGGGCACGCAGCTGTGGAGCAAGAAGGTCGCCGACGGCTCGGTCGCCAACAAGGTCGCGGTGCACGGCAACGTCGTGATCGTCAGCGGCAAGACGATGCGCGGGTACGACCTGAAGAAGGGGACGCTCCTGTGGACCCTGCCGCCGGCCGGGCGCAGGGGCTTCCAGCCGCCGTTCGTCTTCGACGGCGTCGCGTACGCCTTCGACTACGACAGCGGGGTCTGGGCGATCAACCCGAAGAACGGCACGAAGATCTGGATGAGCACGGACCTGGCCAAGGAGCCCTTCTCCTCGTGCCTCGTGAAGGTGGGCGGCAACCTCTACGCCGCGTCGTTCTTCGAGTCCGGCGGTGTGTACGCCATCGACGCCCGCACCGGCGAGCTGCGCTGGACGTACAACGACACCCGCAGCTTCGAGGACAGCTGGCGCGTGGCGGCCGCGGGGAACCGGCTGATGGTCGCCCATGCGGACGAGCTGTACGCGGTCCCGGCCGTCTAG